In the Haloferula helveola genome, one interval contains:
- a CDS encoding polysaccharide biosynthesis/export family protein, whose product MKTIIVLAMLVASVLPVLRAQSTIEAGRAIEIRIQGVPSEEMQRVNNTYPVSEGGYIRMPFIGNVRAAGMSPNTLATSIESRYKSAQIYTNPTVQVFASSDETMAQYIVTVGGQVRRPGPVNYTRGLKLYDAVQAAGGATEFGSMYRVKLIRNGKLVQYDLTETKSKTVEVKPNDTIEVPQKNLFGR is encoded by the coding sequence ATGAAGACGATCATTGTTCTTGCGATGCTGGTGGCTTCGGTGCTGCCGGTGCTCCGCGCACAATCGACCATTGAGGCCGGCCGCGCGATCGAGATCCGGATCCAAGGTGTGCCCAGCGAGGAGATGCAGCGGGTCAACAACACCTATCCCGTGTCGGAGGGTGGCTACATCCGAATGCCTTTCATTGGGAACGTCCGGGCCGCGGGAATGAGCCCGAACACTCTGGCGACAAGCATCGAGTCACGCTACAAGTCAGCACAAATCTATACGAATCCCACGGTTCAGGTCTTCGCCTCGAGTGACGAAACGATGGCACAATACATCGTTACCGTCGGTGGGCAGGTGCGCCGACCGGGCCCCGTGAACTATACTCGGGGTCTCAAGCTTTACGATGCAGTCCAAGCGGCAGGCGGCGCGACCGAGTTCGGTAGCATGTATCGAGTGAAGCTGATTCGGAATGGAAAGTTGGTTCAGTATGACCTGACCGAGACCAAGTCGAAGACCGTCGAAGTCAAACCCAATGACACGATCGAAGTGCCTCAGAAGAATCTCTTCGGGCGCTGA
- a CDS encoding outer membrane beta-barrel protein: MKRKLLTLLAAAATTSALHAQEGLYYLGSEAQESLPLKWMVGVNATYDDNVSPTAVGIGANESAFSLNPYVGLSFVNMTPQSTLDVYARLGAIYYIDGPSAPGTDDLYPQIRAGVNWTRRFTERLRFSSRNFVAYELEPDYAYGFATSRQVDAYIFWGTDNAIGYRWTERLATYTGFALEGVDYDSNVTSADRFTWELYHQFRYQLTPQSVLTFDYRYADTSAGGLASDSSSHYLLLGLEHRFSPNTILVAKAGAQIKRSDAIGGSDGTSPFVELAMRSQVNEQFSIRAFVRYSSEVYDTVRVVTVPGASGLYDFDDRQTLRVGIKASYDLSPKVSIFGGVDYIPSAFDDGRLTFVNFGAPAPVASGIDEDLLNLYIGLTVRFTERLYGSLSYNYTDNSSDFAGYSYDRNRINFGLHAEF, encoded by the coding sequence ATGAAACGCAAGCTCCTCACCCTCCTTGCTGCCGCAGCGACAACCTCCGCGCTTCACGCGCAGGAGGGTCTGTACTATTTGGGCTCCGAAGCTCAAGAGAGTCTCCCGCTGAAGTGGATGGTTGGCGTCAATGCCACCTACGACGACAATGTCAGCCCGACCGCCGTTGGTATCGGCGCAAACGAGTCCGCCTTCAGTCTCAATCCCTACGTCGGCCTCTCGTTCGTCAACATGACCCCGCAGTCGACGCTCGATGTGTATGCCCGCCTCGGTGCCATCTACTACATTGATGGTCCTTCTGCCCCGGGAACCGACGATTTGTATCCTCAGATCCGTGCCGGAGTGAACTGGACCCGTCGCTTCACGGAGCGTTTGCGTTTTAGCAGCCGTAATTTCGTGGCATACGAGCTTGAGCCCGACTACGCTTATGGTTTCGCAACTTCCCGTCAGGTAGATGCCTACATCTTCTGGGGCACCGATAATGCGATTGGTTATCGGTGGACGGAGCGCTTGGCCACCTACACTGGCTTCGCTCTGGAAGGTGTCGACTACGACAGCAATGTCACGAGTGCGGACCGGTTTACTTGGGAGCTCTACCATCAGTTCCGCTACCAACTTACCCCGCAGTCTGTCCTGACCTTCGATTATCGCTACGCGGATACGAGTGCAGGCGGCCTTGCGAGTGACTCAAGTTCGCACTACTTGTTGCTTGGTCTAGAGCACCGATTCAGCCCGAACACGATTTTGGTGGCCAAGGCCGGGGCGCAGATCAAGCGGTCCGATGCAATCGGCGGGTCGGATGGAACCAGCCCATTTGTTGAACTTGCAATGCGCTCCCAAGTCAACGAGCAGTTCTCGATCCGAGCCTTTGTCCGCTACAGTTCTGAGGTTTATGATACAGTCCGGGTGGTGACAGTTCCAGGCGCGAGCGGTCTCTATGATTTCGACGACCGCCAGACTCTTCGGGTTGGAATCAAGGCTTCTTACGACCTTTCCCCCAAGGTGAGCATTTTTGGCGGAGTCGACTACATCCCGTCTGCCTTTGATGACGGGCGATTGACCTTCGTGAACTTCGGTGCCCCTGCCCCAGTCGCTTCCGGAATCGATGAAGACCTCCTGAATCTATACATTGGGCTCACGGTCCGCTTCACCGAGCGGCTTTACGGTTCGTTGTCCTACAACTACACGGACAACAGTTCCGACTTCGCTGGTTACTCCTACGATCGCAACAGGATTAACTTCGGCCTCCACGCCGAGTTCTGA
- a CDS encoding GumC family protein, translated as MNSENSNASEVSLHAVDYWQVVKNRYGIILLTFLLVFMTALVITYVMPKKYESSATIQVRPNIASVQVIPGMVSRDPTAGSATFFPTEFEVIKSQKTLDIVIDKLDLINHWGRDRESVRGTLQGIIGAQNIRGTDLIEIRVRTSNSADARMIADAVSDAYRERRTELENARSDQAMSELREAVRSQEDLVEEKRKVLTQLIRNEKVIYTRGGNGNEGYTETDEARDAAMQYAKLESERIKLESQIDTLLRYDGDQLITYAAGLQLPENIIRTLHPQWLDAKRQLAALQSSGLGERHPTVLQQKKMIEGLDSDLDKGVVALRETLRAQLELTKEQAERLKVKKDEEEEEAITDGIARHSFDDAKADFETAQDLLEKLKVKLISEEMQRRISEDPVIVHADPVESQAPVSPNVKLNLALGAVVGLVFGVGIAFFLEYLDTSVKTLEDVERYLQVPVLAVIPKDVGILYKQSGMSPDAEAYRILRTNIEFNRKNPEDNAITVVSGGAGEGKSTTLVNLAYICAQGGYTTLMIDADLRRPRLHTFFDINNSVGLTNYLTTDLMLEDVILQTPVDNLYFMPSGILPADAAGILNSRRMSELIQDVKQRFDLVLIDSPPILGVSDASVLASEVDLTMVVVQHRKLPRNMLMRVKAAVENVGGHVIGVVLNNVDVRSDSQYQYYTSYYTYYAPTDSHAPAASAPKKQDAARAPESAPSSPSGEDLY; from the coding sequence ATGAACTCCGAGAATTCCAACGCTTCTGAAGTCAGCCTTCATGCCGTCGACTACTGGCAGGTGGTCAAGAACCGCTACGGCATCATTCTCCTCACCTTCCTGTTGGTCTTCATGACGGCTCTGGTGATCACCTACGTGATGCCGAAGAAGTATGAGTCTTCCGCCACAATTCAGGTGCGGCCGAACATCGCTTCAGTCCAAGTGATTCCTGGAATGGTCTCACGGGATCCGACCGCAGGCAGCGCGACGTTCTTTCCCACGGAGTTTGAGGTCATCAAGTCGCAGAAGACCTTGGATATCGTCATTGATAAACTCGATCTCATCAATCACTGGGGCAGGGATCGGGAGAGCGTCCGAGGAACGCTCCAGGGAATTATCGGGGCGCAGAATATTCGGGGCACCGATCTGATTGAGATCCGTGTGAGAACTTCGAATTCGGCGGACGCGCGGATGATTGCGGATGCCGTCTCCGACGCCTACCGGGAACGTCGGACCGAACTGGAAAATGCCCGCTCCGATCAAGCGATGTCGGAGCTCCGGGAGGCGGTGCGCTCCCAAGAGGATCTTGTGGAAGAGAAGCGAAAGGTGCTCACCCAGCTGATTCGAAATGAGAAGGTGATTTACACGCGTGGCGGCAATGGGAACGAGGGCTACACCGAGACGGATGAGGCGAGGGATGCAGCGATGCAATATGCCAAGCTGGAGTCTGAGCGGATCAAGCTTGAGAGTCAGATTGATACGCTGCTCCGCTATGACGGAGACCAGCTGATCACTTACGCCGCAGGGCTTCAGCTTCCCGAGAACATCATCCGTACGCTCCACCCGCAATGGCTTGATGCGAAGCGGCAACTGGCAGCACTTCAGTCGAGCGGTCTTGGTGAACGCCATCCGACGGTTCTTCAGCAGAAGAAGATGATCGAAGGTCTCGACAGCGATCTCGACAAAGGAGTCGTTGCGCTGCGTGAAACCCTTCGGGCACAGCTTGAGCTCACCAAGGAACAGGCGGAGCGGCTGAAAGTGAAGAAGGATGAGGAGGAAGAGGAGGCTATTACTGACGGTATTGCGAGGCACAGCTTCGATGATGCGAAGGCCGACTTTGAGACCGCCCAAGATTTGCTTGAGAAGCTGAAGGTGAAGTTGATCAGCGAAGAAATGCAGCGCCGCATCTCCGAGGATCCGGTGATCGTTCACGCAGATCCAGTTGAATCCCAGGCTCCCGTGAGCCCGAACGTGAAACTCAATCTCGCCCTCGGCGCGGTGGTCGGTTTGGTCTTCGGGGTGGGGATCGCCTTCTTCCTCGAGTATCTCGACACCTCCGTGAAGACCCTTGAGGATGTTGAGCGCTACCTCCAAGTGCCGGTGCTGGCGGTGATTCCGAAAGACGTCGGGATTCTCTACAAGCAGAGTGGCATGAGTCCCGACGCTGAAGCCTACCGGATCCTACGGACGAACATCGAGTTCAACCGGAAGAATCCGGAGGACAACGCGATCACGGTTGTTTCGGGTGGGGCAGGTGAGGGCAAGTCGACGACTTTGGTCAATCTTGCCTACATTTGTGCGCAGGGTGGCTACACGACTCTGATGATCGACGCCGACCTTCGTCGGCCAAGACTCCATACATTCTTCGACATCAACAACTCGGTCGGGCTTACCAACTACCTGACAACCGACCTGATGCTGGAGGACGTGATTCTTCAGACTCCTGTGGACAACCTCTATTTCATGCCTTCGGGCATTCTTCCGGCCGATGCGGCGGGCATCCTCAACTCTCGGCGGATGTCCGAGTTGATCCAGGATGTGAAGCAGCGCTTTGACCTGGTGCTGATCGACTCCCCGCCGATTCTCGGCGTGAGTGATGCTTCGGTTCTCGCTAGTGAAGTTGACCTGACCATGGTTGTTGTGCAGCACCGCAAGCTTCCGCGAAACATGTTGATGCGGGTGAAAGCGGCTGTGGAGAACGTCGGAGGGCACGTCATCGGGGTGGTCCTCAATAATGTGGATGTCCGGAGTGACAGCCAGTACCAGTATTACACGAGCTACTACACCTACTACGCGCCGACCGACAGCCATGCGCCGGCAGCTTCGGCTCCGAAGAAGCAGGATGCTGCAAGAGCTCCGGAGTCTGCACCATCGTCACCGTCAGGAGAGGACCTCTATTGA
- a CDS encoding S1C family serine protease has product MRSRYQVRLLFWVGLLGAGVLWLPLTARGGEEPPENLVQQLASERYPDRVAAQGKLAEWSKENGKESWDWLTRVATEGDNPEVRDRVLVVLKALVLGELEQSRPGFVGITMSSVKVGGEADDGIGVQVLAVSKNSPADKAGLKAGDVVVSLEGKTWKTENAQDEFAGRVGALKPGTEVNLGILRGGERLDIDLTLAARPWSAGEYGDLQRRNFDPFAPGGLMPTERQARERVFREWLDERLGR; this is encoded by the coding sequence ATGCGATCGCGATATCAAGTCCGGCTTCTCTTCTGGGTCGGTCTTTTGGGTGCGGGGGTCTTATGGCTCCCGTTGACCGCAAGAGGTGGGGAAGAGCCTCCCGAGAACCTCGTCCAGCAGCTCGCATCGGAGCGTTATCCGGACCGGGTTGCCGCACAGGGCAAGTTGGCGGAGTGGTCGAAGGAGAACGGGAAAGAGAGCTGGGATTGGCTCACCCGAGTGGCCACTGAGGGCGATAACCCGGAGGTCAGAGACAGGGTGCTGGTGGTGCTGAAAGCTCTTGTTCTGGGCGAACTCGAGCAGTCGAGACCGGGATTTGTCGGAATCACGATGTCTTCCGTCAAAGTCGGTGGTGAGGCCGACGATGGGATCGGAGTGCAGGTTTTGGCGGTCAGCAAGAATTCCCCTGCCGATAAGGCTGGGCTCAAAGCCGGTGATGTGGTCGTAAGCTTGGAAGGCAAGACGTGGAAGACCGAGAATGCACAGGATGAGTTCGCAGGGCGGGTTGGTGCTTTGAAACCCGGCACCGAGGTGAATCTCGGTATTTTGCGCGGTGGCGAGAGGTTGGATATCGACCTCACGCTAGCGGCCCGACCGTGGTCCGCGGGTGAGTATGGCGACCTTCAGAGACGAAATTTCGATCCGTTTGCCCCCGGGGGCCTGATGCCCACCGAGCGCCAGGCGAGGGAACGGGTATTCCGGGAATGGCTGGATGAGCGCTTGGGGCGCTAG